The Deltaproteobacteria bacterium genomic sequence ATCAACTTCATTCTCTCATCCATAGGTTTCGTATCTTTCCAGGGCATAGGCATTTCCTCCTCTCCCTTTATTATACTGTTACCTATGTCTATATGTTATTCTGTTACCCATCTTACTAGGTTGTACCACCCCCAACCCCCTCCTTGAATAAGGAGGGGGCTTTTTTCTAGCCCTTCACAACACCAAGAGGCCTTAACTTAACTAAAGGTTTAATAAGGTCAAGCTCTGACTCGATAACTGTATCGATATCCTTGTACGCCTGAGGTGCCTCACCCAGATCATGGCTCCCCTTCTCCTTGCCGTGTCTCACCTTGTTCCAGCGGTCAAAGACAATTCCTTCCATGGCCTCGTTGCATTCCTCGACGGAAAGACGGCGTGAGGCCTCATTCCTTCCCATGGCACGACCCGCACCATGAGAGCAGGAAGTGAAGGAGTCACTGCTCCCCAGGCCTTCTACTATGTAAGAGGGGCTTCCCATTGATCCGGGAATAATACCAGCTTCGTTTGTACGTGCCGATGTAGCCCCTTTACGGTGAACCCAGACATTTTTGCCAAAATGATTTTCGATACCTGCATAGTTATGGTGAATGTTTATGGGACATTCAAATTCAGTGTCAGGAAAGCTTTCACTTAAGGCCTCCTTGAAAGACTCCATAATTCTTCGCCTGTTTTCTTTTGCATAATCGAGTGCAAAATTCATGTCTGTAATGTAGGCCTTACCTTCCTTCGAGGAAAGGGGAAGAAAAGCGAGGTCCTTATTGGGGATCTTTGATTTCAACTTGTCATTGAGGCTCATTGCCACCTGGTTGTAGTACCGTGCGATCTGGTATCCCAGGTTTCGAGAACCCGAATGAATCATGAGCCACACATACCCGTCATCTCCCTCCTGTAGTTCAATGAAGTGGTTTCCCCCTCCAAGCGTTCCAAGGTTTCTGTTTGCCAGCTTCCAGATATGCTCTGAATACCATTTACGGTCTTGTGGGTTTTCAATTTTTTCATCAAAGCCATTCCAGTCCTGCTTTTTCTTGTGGGCCTTTCCCTCACCACAGGGGACAAGTTCCTTTACTCTGGTGACTATCTGCCGGATCAACTCCCTCGATGTTTCAGTCACGGGGAGATCTGTTTTAACAGCTCCCATACCGCAGCCAATATCAACGCCAACGGCATTGGGTATGACAGCGTCTTCACAGGCGATAACGCCACCGATAGGCATACCGTATCCCTGGTGGCAGTCGGGCATTAAGGCCACATGTTTAAATATAGCAGGATGTTTAGCCAGATCTTCAGCCTGTTTTAAGGCGCCATCTTCAATTTCACCACACCATGATTTAATAGGAACCCTGTAATTATCTTCATTTTTTACCCATTTCATAATATTACCTCTTTATTCGTTGTTAAATAGCTTGATTTCCCAAAGTCCCTCTTCCACTTCATCCATGGTAATATCGACTTTTAGAAATTTGCCAATTACCTCTGCATTTGTCCTGGTATGCTCCGTTGGTGAAAGAGTGGTGAACCTTCCTCCTCCTGCTATAGCCATTGGTATCAGTAGCTGGTCTGCCAGATATTTCCCTGCCACTGCCTTAGATTCAATGTATTGCCTGGCACGGTTTGCCGCTTTTTTTGCTACCTTTTCAGCCTTTACGCCCCTTTCACCAAAGCCTGTAAAAACTTCTCTCATATTTTCAGACTCAACCTCAATGGTTATTACATTGCCCGGACCAGGTGAATCTTTGACGGTCTTTGCCTGAATGCAGGTTTTATCGAGATTAAAATAATCCATGACAATTTTTAGTTCTCTGTGAGCAATTTTTTCAGGTATCTGTGATGTAAGAGCCCTGGCTTTTATTCCAATAAGTTTGCCACGTGAAAGCAGTTCAATCTTTTCAAGTCTGTCAGCAGGATTTACAAGTACCTTAAACCTTCCTCCTCCGGCAGGATAAAAACCATGCTTTTCAAGGGATATGGAAACCTGAACACCCATTCTCTCCAAAAGTGGCAGAAAGGCCTTTTCGAGAAAATCAAAGGGTGGGGCCATAGGATTATGAGTCCCACCTTCAAGCACGATCTCTGACGGCCCTTTAGCCACCATAAGTGCAGGAAGTATTGACTGCAAGACAAGTGTACAACTCCCGGCAGAACCGATGGCAAAGTGGTATTTACCATTTTTGATTTGTTCAGGTTTAAAGGTAAGGCTCGTAGAACGGATTTCATTGCCCTCTGCCCGCGCATTTCCTATCTCAACGGCGGCATTAACTGCCGTCAGGTGCTGCCGCATAAGTCCCGGCTTTCTCCTTTTTGCCCTGATGTTTTCTATGCAGAATGGTTTGCCCGTTACGAGGGATAGGGCCAGCGCTGTTCTAAGTACCTGCCCGCCTCCTTCACCGTATGAACCATCAATATTAATCATTTTTATTTCTCCTTTTTCCTTAGCTGCCGGGTCGCCCCCTGACAAATTCAGGGGCGACCCACCGACAGCAGGCCGACTGAATTGTACTTCATTAGAGCAGGTTTACCACTCTGTCGGCCAGACCTTTTTCTCCTAAAACTACACTCAATTTAGAATTACCGGCAATCTTTTCAAGGAAGTCCAGTTCCTTAAGCCTCATAAGTGTGGGGTTGCTCTCAAGTATACGTGCTGTGTTTGCCTGACTTCTCATGGCTGCCGTTTCTTCCCGGCGCATAATCAGGTTTGCATGGGCTGCTTTTTGAGCCTCGATGACCTTGTTCATGAGTTCCTTCATTTCACCTGGCAGGATAATATCCCTGATGCCAAGACTGACAATCTCTATTCCAAATTCCATGCTACGTTGACGGATTGTCTTCTCCAGCTCCTGAGATACATTCTCCCTGTCAGTGAGAAGGGTATCAAGATCATAACTCCCGATGACGGCCCTGATAGCAAGTTGTGCCTCCCTGTAAATAGCCTGACGACTATCATCACTGGCAATGACTGACTTAAGGGGGTCTGCAATGCGGTAATTTACGACAGCATTCATCCTGAGCGATACCTTGTCACGGCTCATAATTTCCTGACCCGCTACATCAAGTACGGTTTCCCGTATATCTACATGGTAAACCTTGACCTTTCCTATTCCTTTCCAGAAAAGGTGTTGACCCGGCCCTAATGTGTCGACAAACTCTCCATCCCTGAAGTATAGCCCTTTAAATCCCTCATCAACGAATACCATATGGAACCTTTCCGTTGCATCAGGTGAGTCTGCTATGCTTTTGCGGCTTTTATGGATAAAGCGGATCTCGCTGGCATCAATTATTTCAATTTTTACTTTCCTGAAGGTTGTCCAAAGAGCATATAGCCCTGGAGCAAGAACCTTTTCAAAGCGTCCATCTATCCAGACAAGGGCACGCTCTGAATCTTTAAGGTCTATTGTGGTCACTTCTTCATCTAACAAGCCTGACTTTACCATAATGTCGAGCTTTTCATGGGTAAGCCATGGATCCCTCATGGAGACGACATCTACCTTTATCTTGTTAAGAGGATCAACAAAACGGTGCTTACCCTTATCAAGCAAACCCATAAATTCCTGTTCTTTAAAATAGAGTCCTTTCTCATAGGAATGAACTTTCTTTGTTTTTATGATTAGCATTTTTAAAATCCCTCCTTCAATTTCTTAATTATCTATCACCGGGAAATAACCCTCCGGAAGCGTTCCCTCTTTCAGCCACACCTTCAGGTGCGGAGCCAAGCTTGAGTTTTCTTCTGCTTAAGGCTGCCTTTAGCGTCCACCTTTATTTGCAGTAACTTCTTTCACTGTCATCACTCAAAAGGCTTCAGTCTGTAGGTCTGCCTAAAGCAGGCAGAAAGCGGTATCTGCTTGCTGCATGGCACCTTTAAATGCTGCCCTGTCAGGTTTTGAAATCCTCACCCTTTGGGGAGTGACTTTACTAATGCCTTAACAGGGCCGGTCAAAAAAGGGGCGCTTCCTTCAGGTCGATATTGGCGATCATTACGATCAAAGGGGTTTTTAGCCCCTGCTTGGCGCAGGACTCGAACCTGCAACACTCACAGTATGGTGTCGTATCAACCGCAAATTATCATTCTCAGAGTCATTCATAAAGTCCAAGGCAAGGCGCAGTCATGCAAAAATAGTTATTCATATTTTAAATGGCTGCAACGCCGCATTGGGCTTTATGGGTGTCTCCCTTCGGGCGATATGATAAGTGGCCATCTACTGCGTCGTACTCACTTGAATTAGTAACAACTAGTCCTGCGCTCGTACGTCTTGCATATGACCACTTCTCATATCGCTGAGATTGATAATTTGCGGTTGACACGACACTCATGTGATGCTCTACCCATTGAGCTAACCAGTTCCCAATACCGGCCTTTGTCAGATCCCATGTCCGGTACACACAATGTTAATCTTTCAAACAGTGTGTGCCGCTGGCCCGGCGGTATGAGCTTTTTAAAGAACCTGATAGCGGGCATTTCCGCCATCTCTTGCCTTCTATAATGGCAACTCATGTGCCAACTTTATAAAAAAAGCCAAAATACTTCTTAACTATCTGTAATAACGAATATAATTTATTTTTACAGACAATTCTGTCTTGACAACTGTTCTCGAATAATGCATATTTCTTATATGTATTTATAAGAAAGTATAAAATTAGATATGAAAAAAACAGTGGCAATTGGTTTGCTAGGAACCATGATGGATCAGGGCAAAGATGAGAAGCGCTGGCAGCGGTGGCGTCCGACGGTATCCCTTTGTCAGCATGAGGAATTGCTTATAGACCGCCTGGAGCTACTCTACGAAAAACGCTACTCTTCAATTGTGAAACAGGTTGCTCAAGATATTAAAGCTGTGTCGCCGGAAACAGAAGTAGTCCCTCAAAATGTACATTTTAGAAATCCCTGGGATTTTGAGGAGGTCTATGGTGTCCTTCACGACTTTGCCAGAGGCTACACTTTTGATGTAGAGAACGAGGATTATCTTATCCATATTACGACGGGAACACATGTGGCCCAGATATGCCTCTTTCTCCTGACCGAGTCTCACTACTTTCCTGCAAGGCTGATTCAGACCAGTCCGGCGGGAAGGCAAAAGGTTGAAGGTTCTTATGCCATTATCGATCTCGATCTCTCAAAATACGACCAACTCGCCATGCGCTTCAGGCAGGAAATCAAGGACGATATCTCCTTCCTCAAGTCCGGCATAGAAACAAGAAATGAGGCTTTTAACAGTCTTATTGAAAGGATAGAGCGCGTTGCCATGCACTCCATCGACCCAATTCTCCTCATGGGGCCCACAGGGGCAGGTAAGTCAAAGCTGGCCCGCAGGATCTACGATCTCAAGCAGAGTCGGCGACAGTTGGCGGGAAATTTTGTCGAAGTCAATTGTGCCACGCTCCGGGGGGACGGTGCCATGTCGGCTCTTTTCGGCCACAAAAAGGGAGCTTTTACAGGGGCCATTGAGGGGAGGGAAGGGCTTTTAAGGGCTGCCGACAAGGGAGTTCTCTTTCTAGATGAGGCAGGAGAACTAGGGCTTGATGAACAGTCCATGCTTTTAAGAGCCATTGAAGAAAAATCATTTCTCCCTGTCGGAGCGGACAGGGAAGTCAATAGCGACTTTCAACTGATCTGCGGAACGAACCGGGATCTTCAAAAAGACGTTGCCCATGGACGTTTCAGGGAAGATCTTTTTTCCCGTATCAATTTGTGGACCTTTAACCTTCCTGGACTAAAAGAACGCCCTGAAGATGTAGAGCCCAACCTCGATTATGAACTGGACCGTTTTGCCGAGAGAAATAATCTGCATGTTACCTTTAATAAAGAAGCCAGAAAAGGCTTTCTTGATTTTTCTACATCCCCCGAAGCTTCATGGTCGGCCAACTTTCGAGATCTAAACAGTGCCGTCACCCGAATGGCAACACTCTCAAAAGGAGGACGGATAAGGGAAGAGGAAGTTCTTGAAGAAATGGGACGGCTGAGGAAATTGTGGAGCAAACCGGAAAAGGGAGAAGATGTTTTAATTGAACGACTTGGAGAAGAAAAGGTTGACCGTCTTGACCGTTTTGACCGGGCGCAACTGGCCGATGTGCTGAGCGTATGCAAGCAATCCAAAAGCCTATCCGAGGCGGGGCGTATTCTTTTTAACGTATCAAGAAAAAGCAAGAAAACCAGCAATGATGCCGACAGGTTGCGAAAATATCTTACGCGATTTGATATTAACTGGACTGATTTGCAATGAAGAGGATGTATCATTGAAAATTATTGAAAACAAACTGATAGTTAAAATGAAGTTCGGTTCTCATCTTTATGGAACAGCAACCTCTCATTCGGATGTGGATTACAAAGGTATTTTTCTGCCGACCAGGGAAGAAGTTCTTCTCGGTAAAATAGCGAAATGTCATAGCTACACCTCGGGAGAGGAGGGTGCAAAAAATACGAAGGATGATATTGATATTGAACTCTATTCTCTTCATTTTTTTATTAAGCTCGCCTGTGATGGTCAGACCGTTGCCATGGATATGCTTCATGCCCCTCAAGATATGTTGATTGAATCGTCGCCCATCTGGGTTGATATTGTTAATAATCGAGAGAAATTCTATACTAAAAACCTTAAATCCTTCATTAATTATGCCCGCCGTCAGGCAAGCAAGTATGGTATTAAAGGTTCCAGGTTGAGTGCTGTGAGAACCATTCTTGATCTGCTTGAAAAAGAAGATTCTTCAAAAAAGATGAGGGAAATCTGGCATATGCTCCCCGAGCTTGAACACTGTTATCATGTTGCACCTAATCCCGATGGTATGAGGCAGTATCAGGTATGCGGAAAATATTTTCAGGAATCTGCTGCCATCGATTACGTCATCCCCATTTTGCAAAAGTTCAGTAACGATTATGGAGGAAGGGCGAGACAGGCGTCGGAAAATAAAAATGTCGACTGGAAGGCTGTTTCTCATGCCTTAAGGTCAGCATATCAGACCAGGGAAATACTGACCTACAAGAGGATTACTTTTCCATTAAAGGAGGCTGAACTTTTAAAAAAGGTCAAAGAAGGTAAGATGGATTATATGTCGGAAGTTGCGCCCCTTTTAGAGGATTTAATGGATGAAGTTGAAAGTCTGGTCGCCGAAAGCTCACTTCCTGAAAAAGTTGATCAGAAGTTCTGGGATGATATTATTTGCAATACCCTGGAGAAAGAGTTGTTTGGATAGATCGATATGAAAGAAATTATTATTAAAGAACTGGAAAAAATTGAAAAAGAGTTTCATGTCAGGATCATCTATGCCTGTGAGTCAGGCAGCCGTGCATGGGGATTCCCATCAATGGACAGTGATTATGATGTACGTTTTATCTACGTTCACCCAAGAGACTGGTATCTTTCCATCGGTGAGAGACGGGATGTTATCGAGCGTCCTATCGATAGTGAGCTGGATATTGGTGGTTGGGATATTCGAAAGGCCCTCAAGCTCCTGAAAAAATCAAATTCCCCTCTTCTGGAATGGATTTCTTCGCCTATAGTTTACCGTCAGATTGGGTCCGTTATGGCTCCCTTCAGGGATCTATCGGAAAAGGCTTTTTTGCCTGAATCTTCATTTCACCACTACCTCGCCATGGCGAAAAAGAAGGTGTCTGAGATGCAGGAGGAAGAGAAGGTTCGTGCTAAAACGGCTTTCTACGCATTGAGGCCACTTTTATGCTGCACATGGATAGTTGAATTTGGAACCCAGCCTCCAATGAAAATCGATGAACTTCTATCAGTCTTTATTCCCCATGGTGATTTGCGTGATTACCTCGATGAATTAATAGATGAAAAAAGCAGGAACACTGAATCCTTTCTTATAGAGCCCTGTACTGAATTGGATGACTACCTTGAACTACAGTTGAGTGAGCTTCAGTTGAATGTGCCTAAAAATCCCGAAAAACTTAAAACTGAAGTTTTTGATGAAGTTTTCAGGGACGTTTTGAGAACGGTTGAAGAATGAAACCCAACATAGATAACAATAAAAATATATTGAAAAAGATATGAATGTAGTTGCTTGGCATTGTCATCTTTGCAATAGAGAAACTTACAAAGATCCACCAAGGTTTTGCCATGTTTTGTAATTTGCCAGTGTACTCTTATTGTTATTCAAAACAATTGATTAAAGGCTTATTGAATATGAAAGTATGCCCCAATTGTTCACCAAAAAAATCTAATGATAATAAATCATTATCCGACAGCTAAGGACTCTCTTTCTTCCTTCAGTGCTATGGCTGAACTTCTACCGCAGTGGCAACAAATCGATATTCTTTAATGGGTTCTTTGATCTTTTCGATCTCTTCCCTGGATTTGCCTGCATCCTGAGCAAAGTGTCTGGCTTGGGAAACTTCCATAATTTCCACATGGAGCCTTCCCTGGGCCCGGACCTTTTTACCCTTAAGATCGTCAGGCACAAAAAAACCGTAGTCTTTAAAAGTCACCCTCACAGCACCTTGCTCGGATTGCAAAACCATCCAGCATCCCTTAACCTGGCACAGCTTGCTTACCTTGCCTTCAAGTAGTACCTCCCGGTTCTTTATTTCATCGAAATGCTCGATGGCATAGGCCAGTGAAACGCTTTTGTTAAGGGTAATTGACGATCCATAGGTAGCAGGCGCCCCGGACTTTTCCCCATTGGACACTCCCGTTACCAACAGACATAACATGATAAAAAACAAGCTAAAGGTCTTCATAATCACCTCAATAATTATTTTTTCAGGACTCTTTCATGTGTCAGGGCACGACCTGGAAGAGGATTACTTTTTGAGGCAATTTAGCATAAATAAAGAGTCCATGTAAATTTTTTTTGGCACCCCTACTCATCTGTGTAATCTTTCCTTAAAGCAATATCCCCTCCATACTCTTTTGCAAGGCCGCTGATAATTTTTACTTGACCTAATACTGACTAAAGTATAATAATGACTGTAGTCAATTATTTGAGGTGATATTATGGCAAGCCAGGCAGAGCGACGTGCCAAGACACGTAACAAAATTATCAAGGCAGCAAAGAAGCTTTTTGACAAACAGGGTTTTGAATCTACCTCTGTGGACCAGATTGTCAACACTGCCAACGTTGCCAAGGGAACTTTCTACCAGTATTACGACACAAAAATTGAAATTCTGGCCGATGTTATCCGTGATGAAGGATCGCAGCAGACCCGTGAGGCTTTGGAAAAAGCCGCTAAGGGTTCACCGGTCATTCCCATTTTGGAAGCTTATATCCAGACGCTGTGTGAGTGGTTTGAAGGGCATAGCAAGATTGCCGAGGCCTTGATTTTTTCCAGCCTCAAAACGATTGGAGATAAAGAACTTTGTGATTCACACCGTTACGGTCGCAGCTTTTTGATGGAACTCATGAAGCTGGCGCAAAAGCAAGGGGCTGTGCGTGATGACGTACCGGCGGGAGAACTGGCAAAAGTACTGGGAGGATCGCTTGCCTTTTCTGTGCTGGCATGGTGCAAGAATCCGCAGCCCCGTGCGCTTGTAGAATCGATGAATCACAGCCTGGAGATATTTCTTCATGGCGCGAAAAAGGGGGACTTTAATGACTAAGTGGATGATGGATTGGAAGCAGGCTGCTGAGGGTACACGTGAGCAGTGCGGTGGTAAAGGCTGGAACCTGGCACAACTGCACAATTATGGTTTTCACCTTCCAAAGGGGGGGGTCATAATTACCGATCTCTACGAAGAAATTATCAATACCGGTAAGATCAAAAATTTTATTGCGTTAATCAAAGACAGGCCTGACAATGAATTCACATCACCCAAACATGCGCTGCTCATAGAACTGAAAGATGAATTCCTGAAAGTAAAACTCCCCGAGAATTTCAGGGTCGAGCTTGAGGACTTTCTGGCACGCTGCGGTTTAACATCGGAGGCGATAGCTGTCAGATCCAGTGGTACCCTGGAAGATGGAAGTGAAAACTCCTTTGCCGGTATTCATGACAGTTTTCTTAATGTTATCGGTCTGGAAAATGTGGAGTCGGCAATTCTTAAATGCTACGCCTCGCTCTGGTCGGCCCGTGCTATCAGCTATCGGCGAAAAATGAACATCAGTGACGACGCTATTTCTGCTGCCCTGGTCATTATGGGAATGGTAAATGCCGAATCGGCCGGTGTTGCCTTTACCTGCGATCCAGCCACAGGGAGGCGCGATGTGATGGTAATTAATGCTAACTTCGGGTTGGGTGAATCTGTCGTTTCCGGTGTTGCAGAACCCGATCAATACCGGCTCAACCGCTACCATAAGAAGCTTATTGACCGATATATTGGCAATAAGGAAAAGACCTCCCTTATGAAGGAAGGGGGGGGCACGGCGCTTGTCCCTGGAAAGAACAGTCCGGTCCCCTCTTTAACCAATTCCCAGGTCGAACAACTTGCCCGTCTGTGTGACCGGGTATTTCACCTGCTCGGCAAAGGTGAAGCGCATCAGGATATAGAGTGGGCCTTCGACGGTGATCAGTTTGTGGTATTGCAATCACGTCCCGTAACGGGGATGACTGAAATCATACCGGCTGAATTGAAGAATCAGCCCCTATGCTGGAGCAACGGTAATTTCCGTGATGCCGTACCCATGGTACTGCCCCGGCTATCGAGTGAATTTTGCGATTATCACATCAATGACATTATGCGAAAAAACTTTGATTGCTTAAACTATCCTATCGATCGTGCCGCACGTTTTTCCTGCCAGTTTGAGGGCCGACTTTATTGCAACTCATCGCTTGTGCAATGGTTGTGGTATGACACTTTAGGAGTTGAGCCGGAAAAAACCAATATCAGTTTGGGTGGCCATCAGTATGTCATTCATATTGATAAAAAATGCAAAAGGAACATAAGAAAGAGGCTTTCAAGAATATGGCGAATGATCCTCTTTGTCAAGGCAATGGCCAGCTATAAGAAGAATGCAAAAAAAATCATTGATAGAGAAATAGCATATACAGAGAAATTCAGGGAAAAAGATCTGTCGGCCTTGTCCGATAAAGAACTCATGGAGGCCCTTTCAGGCATTGATTCACGACTTGACGACTATAACAGTTCATTTGTCATGCTCTCCTCCGCCTCGGGCGCCCTCTTTATGCTCGTTCAAACACTGGAAAAGTATTTTCACGACAAGGCCTATTCTCTGGCCAATGCATTGA encodes the following:
- a CDS encoding RtcB family protein; the protein is MKWVKNEDNYRVPIKSWCGEIEDGALKQAEDLAKHPAIFKHVALMPDCHQGYGMPIGGVIACEDAVIPNAVGVDIGCGMGAVKTDLPVTETSRELIRQIVTRVKELVPCGEGKAHKKKQDWNGFDEKIENPQDRKWYSEHIWKLANRNLGTLGGGNHFIELQEGDDGYVWLMIHSGSRNLGYQIARYYNQVAMSLNDKLKSKIPNKDLAFLPLSSKEGKAYITDMNFALDYAKENRRRIMESFKEALSESFPDTEFECPINIHHNYAGIENHFGKNVWVHRKGATSARTNEAGIIPGSMGSPSYIVEGLGSSDSFTSCSHGAGRAMGRNEASRRLSVEECNEAMEGIVFDRWNKVRHGKEKGSHDLGEAPQAYKDIDTVIESELDLIKPLVKLRPLGVVKG
- the rtcA gene encoding RNA 3'-terminal phosphate cyclase, producing MINIDGSYGEGGGQVLRTALALSLVTGKPFCIENIRAKRRKPGLMRQHLTAVNAAVEIGNARAEGNEIRSTSLTFKPEQIKNGKYHFAIGSAGSCTLVLQSILPALMVAKGPSEIVLEGGTHNPMAPPFDFLEKAFLPLLERMGVQVSISLEKHGFYPAGGGRFKVLVNPADRLEKIELLSRGKLIGIKARALTSQIPEKIAHRELKIVMDYFNLDKTCIQAKTVKDSPGPGNVITIEVESENMREVFTGFGERGVKAEKVAKKAANRARQYIESKAVAGKYLADQLLIPMAIAGGGRFTTLSPTEHTRTNAEVIGKFLKVDITMDEVEEGLWEIKLFNNE
- a CDS encoding slipin family protein, with the protein product MLIIKTKKVHSYEKGLYFKEQEFMGLLDKGKHRFVDPLNKIKVDVVSMRDPWLTHEKLDIMVKSGLLDEEVTTIDLKDSERALVWIDGRFEKVLAPGLYALWTTFRKVKIEIIDASEIRFIHKSRKSIADSPDATERFHMVFVDEGFKGLYFRDGEFVDTLGPGQHLFWKGIGKVKVYHVDIRETVLDVAGQEIMSRDKVSLRMNAVVNYRIADPLKSVIASDDSRQAIYREAQLAIRAVIGSYDLDTLLTDRENVSQELEKTIRQRSMEFGIEIVSLGIRDIILPGEMKELMNKVIEAQKAAHANLIMRREETAAMRSQANTARILESNPTLMRLKELDFLEKIAGNSKLSVVLGEKGLADRVVNLL
- the rtcR gene encoding RNA repair transcriptional activator RtcR, whose product is MKKTVAIGLLGTMMDQGKDEKRWQRWRPTVSLCQHEELLIDRLELLYEKRYSSIVKQVAQDIKAVSPETEVVPQNVHFRNPWDFEEVYGVLHDFARGYTFDVENEDYLIHITTGTHVAQICLFLLTESHYFPARLIQTSPAGRQKVEGSYAIIDLDLSKYDQLAMRFRQEIKDDISFLKSGIETRNEAFNSLIERIERVAMHSIDPILLMGPTGAGKSKLARRIYDLKQSRRQLAGNFVEVNCATLRGDGAMSALFGHKKGAFTGAIEGREGLLRAADKGVLFLDEAGELGLDEQSMLLRAIEEKSFLPVGADREVNSDFQLICGTNRDLQKDVAHGRFREDLFSRINLWTFNLPGLKERPEDVEPNLDYELDRFAERNNLHVTFNKEARKGFLDFSTSPEASWSANFRDLNSAVTRMATLSKGGRIREEEVLEEMGRLRKLWSKPEKGEDVLIERLGEEKVDRLDRFDRAQLADVLSVCKQSKSLSEAGRILFNVSRKSKKTSNDADRLRKYLTRFDINWTDLQ
- a CDS encoding nucleotidyltransferase domain-containing protein; translation: MKIIENKLIVKMKFGSHLYGTATSHSDVDYKGIFLPTREEVLLGKIAKCHSYTSGEEGAKNTKDDIDIELYSLHFFIKLACDGQTVAMDMLHAPQDMLIESSPIWVDIVNNREKFYTKNLKSFINYARRQASKYGIKGSRLSAVRTILDLLEKEDSSKKMREIWHMLPELEHCYHVAPNPDGMRQYQVCGKYFQESAAIDYVIPILQKFSNDYGGRARQASENKNVDWKAVSHALRSAYQTREILTYKRITFPLKEAELLKKVKEGKMDYMSEVAPLLEDLMDEVESLVAESSLPEKVDQKFWDDIICNTLEKELFG
- a CDS encoding nucleotidyltransferase domain-containing protein; this encodes MKEIIIKELEKIEKEFHVRIIYACESGSRAWGFPSMDSDYDVRFIYVHPRDWYLSIGERRDVIERPIDSELDIGGWDIRKALKLLKKSNSPLLEWISSPIVYRQIGSVMAPFRDLSEKAFLPESSFHHYLAMAKKKVSEMQEEEKVRAKTAFYALRPLLCCTWIVEFGTQPPMKIDELLSVFIPHGDLRDYLDELIDEKSRNTESFLIEPCTELDDYLELQLSELQLNVPKNPEKLKTEVFDEVFRDVLRTVEE
- a CDS encoding DUF4920 domain-containing protein, with the protein product MKTFSLFFIMLCLLVTGVSNGEKSGAPATYGSSITLNKSVSLAYAIEHFDEIKNREVLLEGKVSKLCQVKGCWMVLQSEQGAVRVTFKDYGFFVPDDLKGKKVRAQGRLHVEIMEVSQARHFAQDAGKSREEIEKIKEPIKEYRFVATAVEVQP
- a CDS encoding TetR/AcrR family transcriptional regulator, with the translated sequence MASQAERRAKTRNKIIKAAKKLFDKQGFESTSVDQIVNTANVAKGTFYQYYDTKIEILADVIRDEGSQQTREALEKAAKGSPVIPILEAYIQTLCEWFEGHSKIAEALIFSSLKTIGDKELCDSHRYGRSFLMELMKLAQKQGAVRDDVPAGELAKVLGGSLAFSVLAWCKNPQPRALVESMNHSLEIFLHGAKKGDFND
- a CDS encoding PEP-utilizing enzyme — protein: MTKWMMDWKQAAEGTREQCGGKGWNLAQLHNYGFHLPKGGVIITDLYEEIINTGKIKNFIALIKDRPDNEFTSPKHALLIELKDEFLKVKLPENFRVELEDFLARCGLTSEAIAVRSSGTLEDGSENSFAGIHDSFLNVIGLENVESAILKCYASLWSARAISYRRKMNISDDAISAALVIMGMVNAESAGVAFTCDPATGRRDVMVINANFGLGESVVSGVAEPDQYRLNRYHKKLIDRYIGNKEKTSLMKEGGGTALVPGKNSPVPSLTNSQVEQLARLCDRVFHLLGKGEAHQDIEWAFDGDQFVVLQSRPVTGMTEIIPAELKNQPLCWSNGNFRDAVPMVLPRLSSEFCDYHINDIMRKNFDCLNYPIDRAARFSCQFEGRLYCNSSLVQWLWYDTLGVEPEKTNISLGGHQYVIHIDKKCKRNIRKRLSRIWRMILFVKAMASYKKNAKKIIDREIAYTEKFREKDLSALSDKELMEALSGIDSRLDDYNSSFVMLSSASGALFMLVQTLEKYFHDKAYSLANALMAGISDITSANHGYELQVLASVASEDEEAKLFFGSNPFEPHLWQEALRESSPFRQAFKNYLREYGHRAIYEMDVTQPRWRETPDYLLKCISNYLSAGSLSKMEDKGKQASDEAWREIKEKVPRYMHRYIKNSLKQAAKGAALREMGKSTYARHMEILRYLLLEMANRLKKRNLIESENDIFHCARAEIIAVLKGEWHGRNLKEIVLERKEIKSKQEELPAPDILIDDKPKQVSHDLETAEKGLKGIGVAAGIAKGTARLIASPDEGHRLTPDDILVAPSTDPSWTPLFLNVSAIVMETGGYLSHGAIVAREYGIPAVVNVPGAMRLIKEGEKVEINGGLGLVRKIKC